In Thermus aquaticus, the sequence TGGTCTACCACGACATCATCCAGGTGCTCCGGGGGGTTTCCCTAAAGGTGCCGGAGGGGCGGATCACCGCCCTCCTGGGCCCCAACGGCGCCGGGAAGACCACCACGCTAAGGGCCATCTCCGGCCTTCTCATCCCCGAGGACGGGGAGGTGGTCCGAGGGGAGATCCTCTACCGAAACGAGCCCATCCACAACCGGCCCCCGGAGGAGATCGTCAAGAAGGGCATCGTGCAGGTCCTGGAGGGGCGGCGGGTCTTCAAGCACCTGACAGTGGAGGAGAACCTCCTGGTGGGGACCCTGACCCGGCGGGGGGTGAACCTGAAGGAGGAGCTGGAGCGCATCTACCACTACTTCCCCCGCTTGGCCGACCTCCGCCACCGCTTGGCGGGGTACTGTTCGGGGGGGGAGCAGCAGATGATCGCCATCGGCCGCGCCCTCCTCACCAAGCCCAGGCTCCTCCTCCTGGACGAGCCCTCTCTGGGCCTTGCCCCCCTTCTGGTGCGGGAGATCTTTGACATCGTGGCCCGGGTCAACGCCGAGGAGGGGGTCACGGTGTTGGTGGTGGAGCAGAACGCCCGGGTGGCCCTTTCCGTGGCCCACTACGGCTACATCATGGAGACGGGCCGGGTGGTCCTCGAGGGGGACCGGGACTACCTCCTGGAAAACCCCGACGTCCAGGAGTTTTACCTGGGCGTGGCCAAGGGGGGCGGGCGGAAGAGCTTCAAGGAGGTCAAGGCCTACAAGAGGCGCAAGCGCTTCATGTAGTCCACCCCATGCTGGCCTACGCATGGGGGCCCAAAAGGTCCCTTAGGGGCTTGCCCTAAGTGCCCGCACTCTATGGCCCAAGTCCGGGCTGGGGAAGGGCTTTTCTGGGGCCCCCGCCGCGGTGGGGTACTTAGAGGCTGTCGTAAAAGTCCTCCAGGGGCAGTTACGCGGCCCTGGCCCTCATAGTCCTTGGAGGCCCTCTTGGCCCTCAAGAGGGAGATGGGGGTCTAAGAGGCTGTCGTAAAAGTCCTCCANNNNNNNNNNNNNNNNNNNNNNNNNNNNNNNNNNNNNNNNNNNNNNNNNNNNNNNNNNNNNNNNNNNNNNNNNNNNNNNNNNNNNNNNNNNNNNNNNNNNNNNNNNNNNNNNNNNNNNNNNNNNNNNNNNNNNNNNNNNNNNNNNNNNNNNNNNNNNNNNNNNNNNNNNNNNNNNNNNNNNNNNNNNNNNNNNNNNNNNNNNNNNNNNNNNNNNNNNNNNNNNNNNNNNNNNNNNNNNNNNNNNNNNNNNNNNNNNNNNNNNNNNNNNNNNNNNNNNNNNNNNNNNNNNNNNNNNNNNNNNN encodes:
- a CDS encoding ABC transporter ATP-binding protein, giving the protein MDTLNPTRPEDLGPILLLVNNIEVVYHDIIQVLRGVSLKVPEGRITALLGPNGAGKTTTLRAISGLLIPEDGEVVRGEILYRNEPIHNRPPEEIVKKGIVQVLEGRRVFKHLTVEENLLVGTLTRRGVNLKEELERIYHYFPRLADLRHRLAGYCSGGEQQMIAIGRALLTKPRLLLLDEPSLGLAPLLVREIFDIVARVNAEEGVTVLVVEQNARVALSVAHYGYIMETGRVVLEGDRDYLLENPDVQEFYLGVAKGGGRKSFKEVKAYKRRKRFM